A genome region from Pseudomonas pergaminensis includes the following:
- a CDS encoding MFS transporter, which translates to MSSVADGLPLNKRLPAVLAISLGIGMATLDTAIVNTALPTLAEGIGTDSASVIWVVNAYQLAIIATVLPFASLSDVLGHRRVYLGGLLLFIVSSLFCGLAGSLVTLTAARVAQGLGAAAIMSVNTALLRHIYPSKMLGRGLGYNSLVVGLAFTLGPTAASAILSVATWHWLYLINVPLGLLALVLGLRSLPTLPMTGHAFDRFAALLCAGLFALLVLGLGTAVHGAQGALTLGLIAVALVCGALLLRRQAGHPAPMLALDLFKRPVFALSSLTAICAFSAQGLAFVSLPFLLQAVLGHSQVETGFLMTPWPAVVAVMALVAGRLADRVSLGLLCGIGLLMLSVGMAALATLGNGASAFDIGWRMALCGAGFGFFQSPNLKALMTSAPLARSGGASGIVAISRLLGQTLGASLVALCFHLSLGNGPHYALWLGCGFALVGAVASGLRLLPYGKKP; encoded by the coding sequence ATGTCTTCTGTTGCCGATGGGTTGCCCCTCAATAAACGCCTGCCGGCCGTGCTCGCGATCTCCCTGGGGATTGGCATGGCGACCCTGGACACGGCCATCGTCAACACGGCCTTGCCGACCCTGGCGGAGGGGATTGGCACCGATTCCGCCTCGGTGATCTGGGTGGTCAATGCCTACCAGTTGGCGATTATCGCCACGGTGCTGCCGTTTGCGTCGCTCAGTGATGTGCTGGGGCATCGACGGGTGTATCTCGGCGGGTTGCTGCTGTTTATTGTGTCGTCACTGTTTTGCGGGCTGGCGGGTTCGCTGGTCACCCTGACGGCCGCGCGCGTGGCGCAGGGGCTCGGGGCGGCGGCGATCATGAGCGTGAACACGGCGTTGTTGCGGCATATCTACCCGTCGAAAATGCTCGGGCGGGGCCTGGGCTACAACTCACTGGTGGTGGGGCTGGCGTTTACCTTGGGGCCCACGGCGGCCTCGGCGATTCTGTCGGTGGCGACCTGGCATTGGCTGTACCTGATCAACGTGCCGCTGGGCTTGCTGGCCTTGGTGCTGGGCCTGCGTTCATTGCCAACGTTGCCCATGACCGGGCATGCCTTTGACCGATTCGCAGCGTTGTTGTGTGCCGGGTTGTTTGCCTTGTTGGTGCTGGGCCTGGGCACGGCGGTGCATGGTGCCCAAGGTGCGCTGACGTTGGGCCTGATCGCCGTGGCGCTGGTGTGCGGCGCCTTGCTGTTGCGGCGCCAGGCCGGGCACCCGGCGCCGATGCTGGCGCTGGACCTGTTCAAGCGCCCGGTATTTGCCTTGTCGTCCTTGACCGCTATTTGTGCGTTCAGCGCCCAGGGCCTGGCCTTTGTGTCGCTGCCGTTTTTACTGCAGGCGGTGCTGGGGCATAGCCAGGTGGAAACCGGTTTCCTGATGACGCCGTGGCCGGCCGTGGTGGCGGTGATGGCATTGGTGGCCGGGCGCTTGGCCGACCGGGTGTCGCTGGGGCTGCTGTGTGGCATCGGCTTGTTAATGCTCAGCGTGGGCATGGCCGCGTTAGCCACCCTGGGCAACGGCGCCTCGGCGTTTGATATCGGCTGGCGCATGGCGCTGTGTGGTGCCGGTTTCGGGTTCTTCCAGTCGCCCAACCTCAAGGCTTTGATGACCAGCGCGCCGTTGGCCCGCAGTGGCGGGGCGAGTGGCATCGTGGCGATTTCGCGGTTGCTGGGGCAAACACTGGGGGCGTCGCTGGTGGCCTTGTGTTTCCACCTGTCCTTGGGCAATGGGCCGCACTATGCGCTGTGGCTGGGCTGCGGCTTTGCTCTGGTTGGCGCAGTGGCCAGTGGCTTGCGTTTGTTGCCCTACGGTAAAAAGCCGTGA
- a CDS encoding MFS transporter, whose protein sequence is MSSLALRTADTHSRRAALTLALCLPSDVLLYLLLPMESQAFGITLAQAGVLLAANRLVRIFGYRHVLNFYSRNGDRLTCMIAAGAATLCALGNSVLSGFAALLCLRLVWGLCFAALNLSTQVLATSEPAGAARRAGRSRALIALGPMLALPLGGWLTLWAGPRPIFLILAGCCLVGLWMARGLPTVGHDLHTTPGRRFKWPDSVAVWSFIEGVALDGLFIFGLSIQAQKLLGGDAVLIAGGLMALRYASEMLLSPLGGRAAQRFGATSMLLLFSFLSALALTAFGSYWVIVGAAAVLVLRALQLPLVTTLVAERNPGSMRVSALASNAVWRDIGAGLGPLLAGLLLPIASAPWVFGLAGAAIAVSAVFCWRAKTSN, encoded by the coding sequence ATGTCCAGCCTGGCCCTCCGCACCGCTGATACACACTCCCGCCGCGCCGCGCTGACCCTGGCTTTATGCTTGCCCAGTGACGTGTTGCTCTACCTGCTGCTACCAATGGAATCCCAAGCCTTCGGCATCACCCTGGCCCAGGCCGGTGTGTTACTGGCGGCCAACCGCCTGGTGCGGATTTTCGGCTACCGGCATGTCCTCAATTTCTACTCACGCAACGGCGACCGCCTGACCTGCATGATCGCCGCTGGCGCCGCGACCCTGTGCGCCTTGGGCAATTCGGTGTTGTCCGGCTTCGCCGCCTTGCTCTGCCTGCGCCTGGTGTGGGGCCTGTGCTTTGCCGCGTTGAACCTGTCCACCCAAGTGCTGGCCACTTCGGAGCCGGCCGGTGCCGCACGCCGGGCCGGGCGTTCCCGCGCGCTGATCGCCCTCGGGCCGATGCTGGCGCTGCCGCTGGGCGGCTGGTTGACCCTGTGGGCCGGGCCGCGTCCGATCTTTCTGATTCTGGCCGGGTGCTGCCTGGTGGGCTTGTGGATGGCGCGCGGCTTGCCTACGGTGGGGCATGACTTGCACACCACGCCGGGGCGGCGCTTCAAGTGGCCGGACAGCGTTGCGGTGTGGTCGTTTATCGAGGGGGTGGCGCTGGATGGGCTGTTTATCTTCGGCCTGTCGATCCAAGCGCAAAAGCTGCTGGGCGGCGATGCAGTACTGATCGCCGGAGGCCTGATGGCGCTGCGTTACGCCTCGGAAATGCTCCTGAGCCCCTTGGGCGGGCGCGCGGCCCAGCGCTTTGGCGCCACGTCGATGCTGCTGCTGTTTTCGTTCCTGAGTGCCCTGGCCCTGACCGCGTTTGGCAGTTACTGGGTGATCGTCGGCGCGGCGGCGGTGCTGGTGCTGCGCGCGCTGCAACTGCCGCTGGTGACCACCCTGGTGGCCGAGCGCAATCCCGGCTCGATGCGCGTCTCGGCCCTGGCTTCGAATGCCGTCTGGCGGGATATCGGCGCCGGCCTCGGGCCATTGCTGGCCGGCCTGCTGCTGCCGATTGCCTCGGCCCCCTGGGTGTTTGGCCTGGCGGGCGCGGCGATCGCGGTAAGCGCGGTGTTCTGCTGGCGGGCAAAAACTTCCAACTGA
- a CDS encoding MEKHLA domain-containing protein, whose product MSLQENFVSLLDAAYRHWTGQGLPAPEHLDPQQRLAWLHSDAPYSLLAHDGGADPRFTYVNDCALQCIKYPRDTFIGMPSRYSASALDRAARQVLLEQVTANGIAQGYSGWRVDAHDQPFMIHAGVVWTLLDDAGQACGQAALFWPDAQRIGVLA is encoded by the coding sequence GTGTCCCTTCAAGAAAACTTCGTAAGCCTGCTGGATGCGGCGTATCGACACTGGACCGGCCAGGGACTGCCGGCCCCCGAGCATCTGGACCCGCAACAGCGCCTGGCCTGGCTGCACAGCGACGCGCCCTACAGCCTGCTGGCCCATGACGGCGGCGCCGACCCGCGCTTTACCTACGTGAATGACTGCGCCCTGCAGTGCATCAAATACCCGCGCGACACCTTCATCGGCATGCCCTCACGCTACAGCGCTTCGGCACTCGACCGCGCCGCGCGTCAGGTGCTGCTGGAGCAAGTCACCGCCAATGGCATCGCCCAAGGCTACAGCGGCTGGCGCGTGGATGCGCACGACCAGCCGTTCATGATCCACGCCGGCGTGGTGTGGACCCTGCTCGATGACGCCGGCCAAGCGTGCGGCCAGGCGGCCTTGTTCTGGCCCGACGCACAGCGCATCGGCGTGTTGGCTTAA
- a CDS encoding DUF3087 domain-containing protein: protein MFELKPCDPVTFRQQTRRSTLMVAVLFLALAMLLSTLAVMLFGEPGGDNFRFNVGGVFAGVLITLALVRGPFWTQPWLAPAVYGWQLKRCLMSVTNVMHKVTERVQANDPTAIKVLRFYHLGLTQMHELDANSSAQVQLVAEVEAHKAKMQALGIDTEQTRFDPAWLDAFKTA from the coding sequence ATGTTCGAGCTCAAACCCTGCGACCCTGTGACCTTCCGCCAACAGACCCGGCGCAGCACGCTGATGGTCGCGGTGCTGTTCCTGGCCCTGGCCATGTTGCTGTCGACCCTGGCGGTGATGCTGTTCGGCGAGCCTGGCGGTGACAATTTCCGCTTCAATGTCGGTGGCGTGTTCGCCGGGGTGCTGATCACGCTGGCCCTGGTGCGTGGCCCGTTCTGGACCCAGCCGTGGCTGGCGCCGGCGGTGTATGGCTGGCAACTCAAGCGCTGCCTGATGAGCGTGACCAACGTGATGCACAAGGTCACCGAGCGGGTCCAGGCCAATGACCCGACGGCAATCAAGGTGCTGCGCTTCTATCACTTGGGCCTGACGCAGATGCATGAGTTGGATGCCAATTCCAGCGCCCAGGTGCAGTTGGTTGCAGAGGTCGAGGCGCACAAGGCCAAGATGCAGGCGCTGGGGATCGATACCGAGCAAACCCGGTTCGACCCCGCCTGGCTGGATGCCTTTAAGACCGCTTAA
- a CDS encoding DUF6021 family protein: protein MSNTPKGPSSGEHASGKDELGFDPDSPDVADPQVDPIGPAIAPLDKEKKDKDEKKPAYDPLGDLKP from the coding sequence GTGAGTAATACGCCGAAAGGCCCGTCTTCAGGCGAGCATGCAAGTGGCAAGGACGAATTGGGTTTCGACCCGGATTCGCCCGACGTGGCGGACCCGCAAGTCGATCCCATCGGCCCGGCGATTGCGCCGCTGGATAAGGAAAAGAAAGACAAGGATGAAAAGAAGCCGGCCTATGATCCGTTGGGTGATTTGAAGCCGTAG
- a CDS encoding sulfite exporter TauE/SafE family protein, translating into MDLELTTTTILVTFAGVFLICFMKGAFGGGFSIVGIPLLSLVMDPLTAGGLLAPLFIAMDLFGLRYWKPSTWSKPDLMLLLPGLIVGIGVGYLLFRVMDHRAVALVMAAITLIFVGLWFKTGGEIRVSQRSSLKAVSAGVTSGITTMVAHSGGPPLAMYLLPLGLSKKTYAGTTSMFFTVGNLLKAVPWLLLARPTGNVLSLMVICLLAVPSGVWLGWRLHTKLDQRQMYLACYCLLVVTAVKLLWDGISGYIV; encoded by the coding sequence GTGGACCTTGAGTTGACCACCACCACGATTCTGGTGACCTTCGCCGGAGTTTTTTTGATCTGCTTTATGAAAGGTGCCTTCGGTGGAGGCTTCTCCATTGTCGGCATTCCGCTGCTGTCGCTGGTGATGGATCCGCTCACAGCCGGCGGTCTGCTAGCGCCGTTGTTTATCGCGATGGACCTGTTCGGCCTGCGTTACTGGAAGCCATCCACTTGGTCCAAACCCGACTTGATGCTGTTGTTACCAGGTCTGATTGTCGGCATCGGTGTCGGCTATCTACTCTTTCGCGTCATGGATCACCGCGCAGTCGCCTTAGTGATGGCAGCGATTACCCTAATTTTTGTCGGCCTCTGGTTCAAGACCGGCGGGGAAATCAGGGTCAGCCAGCGCTCATCGCTCAAGGCGGTGTCCGCAGGCGTCACCTCTGGGATCACGACTATGGTCGCACATTCTGGTGGGCCACCATTAGCGATGTACCTGTTGCCACTCGGTCTAAGCAAGAAAACCTATGCCGGCACCACCAGCATGTTCTTTACCGTAGGCAATCTGCTCAAGGCCGTGCCTTGGCTGCTGTTAGCCAGGCCCACCGGTAACGTGCTAAGCCTGATGGTCATCTGCCTGTTAGCAGTTCCAAGTGGTGTCTGGCTGGGCTGGCGATTGCACACCAAGCTGGATCAACGCCAGATGTACCTTGCCTGCTACTGCCTGCTCGTAGTCACCGCGGTGAAACTTCTGTGGGATGGCATAAGTGGCTATATCGTCTGA
- a CDS encoding FMN-binding negative transcriptional regulator, translating to MYIPEHFAEHRPEQLHRIIRDNPLGILVTEGESGMDADHIPFELDTGHGTYGLLTAHVARANPVWQRCAGGTPVMVIFRGAEGYISPNWYASKHETHRQVPTWNYEVVHVHGVMRVMSEEKLLRRTLALLTRHQESKEIKPWKMGDAPREYLDEMVSRVVGIEIEMQCVECKRKLNQNKSHADRLSVIAHLRERGHVELSSIMLANLEQPDQGVAPWTLS from the coding sequence ATGTACATTCCCGAACACTTCGCAGAGCACCGCCCGGAACAGTTGCACCGAATTATCCGCGACAATCCGCTGGGCATCCTCGTGACTGAGGGTGAATCCGGCATGGATGCGGACCACATTCCCTTCGAACTCGATACCGGCCACGGAACATACGGGCTGCTGACCGCTCATGTGGCCCGCGCCAATCCTGTGTGGCAACGTTGCGCCGGCGGAACGCCTGTCATGGTGATCTTCAGGGGGGCAGAAGGCTACATTTCGCCCAACTGGTATGCGTCCAAGCACGAGACGCATCGCCAGGTTCCCACATGGAACTATGAGGTGGTGCATGTGCATGGCGTCATGCGCGTGATGTCGGAAGAAAAGCTCCTGCGTCGCACCCTGGCCCTGCTGACTCGCCACCAGGAGTCCAAAGAGATCAAGCCCTGGAAGATGGGCGATGCGCCGCGTGAATACCTGGACGAGATGGTGTCGAGAGTCGTCGGTATCGAGATCGAAATGCAGTGCGTTGAATGCAAGCGCAAGCTCAATCAAAACAAGTCGCACGCCGATCGCTTGTCTGTGATCGCGCACTTGCGCGAGCGCGGGCACGTTGAGCTTTCTTCGATAATGCTGGCCAACCTTGAGCAGCCGGATCAGGGGGTAGCACCGTGGACCTTGAGTTGA
- a CDS encoding MocR-like pyridoxine biosynthesis transcription factor PdxR, producing the protein MGQFSANPGASSRGAQRRIYARLRAQIEDGTLAAGTRLMSTRAVAAELGVSRTTVTAAYEQLAAEGFVLTSVGKAATVASIISTQSGYAQGDSAQQKELPPVLSLYGQRVAIMTPYNMASPQARIDFRYGSVASRDFPALGWQRAYRSELVKRQPSLAYGHPEGEERLRNALQGYLRRARGLACDADQILVVHGSQQGLDLCARLLLNPQDAFVFEEPGYRMARYCFEATGATALPIPVDASGLDTNALPEGDRVRLAFVTPSHQFPMGAVLPVARRLELLSWARRHRAWIIEDDYGGEFRYGQRPIDALQSMDADARVIYVGTFSKALSPQLRLGYLVLPRELVHVFREAKRLTDRHSPRWEQNVLASLIESGTYERHVRRLRRENELRRRALLEAFEQHLAEYGQLTGMAAGLHGVLTLPALRAQDEPTLQAIALERGVGVYPLSPLFAEPASVEYERSAGLILGYAGLTTQQIHEGIGILGTVVREVKELGTRSESVDDHVI; encoded by the coding sequence ATGGGCCAGTTTTCAGCCAATCCGGGTGCATCTTCCCGCGGCGCGCAACGTCGGATCTATGCCAGGCTGCGCGCGCAGATAGAAGACGGCACGCTTGCCGCCGGCACGAGGCTCATGTCGACGCGGGCAGTCGCGGCCGAACTCGGCGTGTCGCGAACCACGGTAACGGCGGCTTACGAGCAACTGGCGGCCGAAGGCTTTGTACTGACATCAGTGGGCAAAGCCGCCACGGTGGCGAGCATAATCAGCACCCAATCCGGTTATGCCCAAGGGGACTCGGCGCAGCAAAAGGAACTGCCGCCAGTGCTTTCCCTTTACGGGCAACGAGTGGCCATCATGACGCCGTACAACATGGCGTCACCACAAGCCCGCATCGATTTCAGGTACGGCTCGGTCGCTTCCAGGGATTTTCCGGCGCTGGGTTGGCAGCGCGCCTACCGTTCCGAACTAGTCAAGCGTCAACCGAGCCTCGCTTACGGCCACCCCGAAGGGGAAGAGCGCTTGCGCAATGCGCTGCAAGGTTATCTGCGACGCGCACGCGGTCTGGCGTGTGATGCGGATCAAATACTCGTAGTGCATGGCTCGCAGCAAGGACTTGACCTGTGCGCCCGGCTTTTGCTGAACCCGCAAGATGCATTTGTCTTCGAAGAGCCTGGCTACCGAATGGCCAGATATTGCTTTGAGGCCACGGGCGCGACGGCGTTGCCCATCCCCGTCGATGCCTCTGGACTGGATACAAATGCTCTGCCGGAAGGTGATCGCGTGCGTCTGGCCTTTGTCACTCCGTCGCACCAGTTTCCCATGGGGGCGGTGCTTCCTGTCGCACGTCGCCTCGAACTGCTGAGTTGGGCGAGGCGACATCGCGCGTGGATCATTGAGGACGATTACGGCGGCGAGTTTCGCTATGGCCAGCGGCCTATCGACGCACTGCAATCCATGGACGCAGATGCTCGCGTCATTTATGTCGGAACGTTCTCCAAGGCACTCTCACCGCAACTCAGGTTGGGTTATCTGGTTCTTCCACGCGAGTTGGTTCACGTTTTCCGTGAAGCAAAACGGCTGACCGATCGACACTCACCGCGCTGGGAGCAAAACGTGCTCGCCTCATTGATCGAAAGTGGAACCTATGAGCGTCACGTTCGCCGCCTGCGGCGGGAGAATGAACTGCGGCGAAGGGCATTACTGGAGGCTTTTGAACAACATCTGGCGGAATATGGGCAACTGACCGGCATGGCGGCGGGCTTGCACGGCGTATTAACGCTACCCGCGCTTCGCGCTCAGGATGAGCCGACGTTGCAGGCGATAGCGCTCGAACGCGGGGTTGGCGTATATCCGCTTTCGCCGCTGTTTGCCGAACCCGCGTCGGTAGAATACGAGCGATCGGCAGGGCTCATTTTGGGCTATGCCGGCCTGACAACGCAGCAGATTCATGAAGGGATCGGCATTCTTGGTACGGTGGTTCGGGAGGTTAAAGAGCTTGGAACTCGGTCCGAATCAGTAGATGACCATGTCATCTAA
- a CDS encoding ankyrin repeat domain-containing protein, giving the protein MNHWFRRTIRSRLFQEIELGNDQAALQLARPWRLRYLRGEWGETALSCAIGYKQSALAVELVRRGGMYAEDGTLAKAAMNGDLMVVEALLSAGKHPDEPIKDPIFRGLTPLMWATNRRHPEIMERLLQAGADIHAVDCQGHSAARYVTDLGSTSLEALKVLLRHQPEILWTEMWSGIDVLNAVRRYRDNRDPDALQFMTRKFPELDMDEYLKS; this is encoded by the coding sequence TTGAACCATTGGTTTCGCCGAACCATTCGCTCTCGACTTTTTCAAGAGATCGAACTTGGCAATGACCAAGCTGCATTGCAATTGGCGCGGCCGTGGAGGTTGCGTTATCTGCGTGGCGAATGGGGAGAAACCGCTCTCAGTTGTGCAATTGGCTACAAGCAATCCGCCTTGGCTGTGGAGCTAGTGCGACGTGGCGGTATGTATGCCGAGGATGGCACGTTGGCGAAAGCAGCGATGAATGGTGACCTGATGGTGGTCGAAGCACTGTTATCGGCTGGTAAGCATCCGGACGAGCCCATCAAGGACCCGATTTTTCGTGGACTGACGCCCTTGATGTGGGCGACCAACAGACGTCACCCCGAGATCATGGAGCGCCTGTTGCAGGCGGGAGCCGATATTCATGCTGTCGACTGTCAAGGGCATTCAGCGGCAAGATATGTGACCGATTTGGGCAGTACTTCTCTGGAAGCACTGAAGGTGTTGCTGCGCCACCAACCCGAAATCCTATGGACCGAGATGTGGAGCGGAATCGATGTCCTGAATGCCGTACGACGTTATCGGGACAACCGGGATCCGGATGCTCTGCAGTTCATGACGCGCAAGTTTCCCGAGCTGGATATGGATGAGTACTTGAAGAGCTAG
- a CDS encoding tetratricopeptide repeat protein → METFELDDLTHEQIKAFCQLGDEHLEGGDFKAALGEYSLAWELIPEPKNNWEAATWVLAAIGDACFRGGFFTSAKEALEYAMTCPDAVGNPFLHLRLGQALYEKEETDRAADELMRAYMAAGDEIFDNDDPKYFAFLKTRAVI, encoded by the coding sequence ATGGAAACTTTCGAATTGGATGACTTGACCCATGAGCAGATCAAGGCGTTTTGCCAATTGGGTGATGAACATCTGGAAGGCGGTGATTTCAAGGCTGCCCTCGGTGAGTACAGCCTAGCGTGGGAGTTGATACCAGAACCCAAAAATAACTGGGAAGCGGCGACATGGGTGCTTGCCGCAATCGGCGATGCCTGTTTTCGGGGAGGATTCTTTACCTCCGCAAAAGAGGCCCTTGAGTATGCGATGACTTGTCCCGATGCAGTCGGCAATCCATTTTTGCATTTGCGTTTGGGCCAAGCACTGTACGAGAAAGAGGAAACTGATCGAGCCGCCGATGAGCTTATGCGAGCATACATGGCGGCTGGAGATGAGATTTTTGACAACGATGACCCCAAGTATTTCGCGTTCCTAAAAACGCGGGCCGTGATTTAA
- a CDS encoding sensor domain-containing diguanylate cyclase — protein sequence MLSSRSKSSEGSRDERFDGLLHMVRRQFGVVAVLLTTGAQDLQRFCAGAGPIARDTLPDLHMPLPSNANAHTLLLVPDISRDEHLRNHQLTKTFPALRFLAVCPLQAPDGGQLGLLYLLHDQPRELDSEQQKGLQEFAQLAAGALLLKESDRAEFELPSESERRKTLAIATSGTGVWDRNMLTGKVNYSDSWKALLGYNNNEIGDDVAEAYTRIHPADFAYVLAVYQEAIDGRTEIFEVEHRLRCRDGSYKWVCSRGKVVEYDGAGNAVRMVGATTDVTAMYALSEQIQLNAALLTDLTNEIPGMVFQSLRHVNGQYSFSFVSIGVCDIYGVKPEQLMQDADMLHMIIHPDDLAAYLGSLEASARDLKPWSLEYRVLLPGGGAAWRQGAARPRALADGSVLWHGIITDVTERKLIEAELQVLASTDSLTQLSNRRHFMQHLESELARVQRSASYPAVILMFDLDHFKAINDRWGHSVGDLALQHFSAILCTQLRRTDAAGRMGGEEFAVVLSNACVDEAKIFAQRVQDELAITPLGHGDECLTLAVSIGIAALHSTDVSAEASLSRSDKALYRAKRAGRNRIECY from the coding sequence ATGTTGTCCAGCAGATCCAAGTCGTCAGAAGGTTCCCGAGACGAGCGCTTCGACGGCCTGCTCCATATGGTCAGGCGGCAGTTCGGTGTTGTGGCCGTCCTGCTAACAACCGGCGCCCAGGACCTCCAGCGTTTTTGCGCTGGCGCCGGCCCAATTGCGCGCGACACACTGCCAGACCTCCACATGCCGCTTCCCTCCAATGCCAATGCCCATACATTGCTGCTTGTGCCCGATATCAGCCGCGACGAACATCTGCGCAATCACCAGCTGACAAAAACGTTTCCCGCGCTGCGCTTTCTCGCCGTCTGCCCCCTACAGGCTCCAGATGGAGGGCAGCTCGGCCTGCTCTATCTGCTTCACGACCAACCCCGCGAGCTGGATTCCGAGCAACAGAAAGGTTTGCAGGAGTTCGCTCAATTGGCGGCAGGGGCGCTTCTGCTAAAGGAGTCGGATCGAGCAGAGTTTGAGCTTCCGAGCGAAAGCGAGCGACGTAAGACGCTGGCCATCGCCACTAGCGGGACTGGTGTCTGGGACCGAAACATGCTCACAGGCAAAGTCAACTATTCCGATAGTTGGAAGGCCTTGCTGGGGTACAACAACAACGAGATCGGCGACGACGTCGCGGAGGCATACACCCGCATCCATCCCGCCGACTTCGCCTACGTGCTGGCTGTCTACCAGGAGGCCATCGACGGGCGCACCGAGATTTTCGAAGTGGAGCACCGACTACGCTGCCGGGACGGCAGTTACAAGTGGGTCTGCAGTCGCGGCAAGGTGGTGGAATATGACGGCGCCGGCAACGCCGTGCGCATGGTCGGAGCCACCACCGACGTCACTGCCATGTACGCCCTGTCGGAACAGATACAGCTGAACGCCGCGCTGCTGACCGACCTGACCAACGAAATCCCCGGCATGGTTTTCCAGAGTCTGCGGCATGTGAATGGACAGTATAGCTTTTCCTTTGTCAGCATAGGGGTCTGCGACATTTACGGAGTGAAGCCGGAGCAACTGATGCAGGATGCCGACATGCTGCACATGATCATCCATCCGGACGATCTGGCTGCTTACCTCGGCTCCCTGGAGGCGTCTGCGAGGGATCTCAAACCTTGGAGCCTAGAATACCGGGTACTGCTGCCCGGTGGGGGCGCCGCTTGGCGTCAGGGTGCTGCGCGTCCCAGGGCATTGGCGGACGGCAGTGTGCTCTGGCACGGCATCATCACCGATGTCACCGAGCGCAAGCTAATCGAAGCAGAACTGCAGGTGCTCGCCAGCACGGATTCCTTGACGCAACTCTCCAATCGTCGTCATTTCATGCAGCACCTCGAAAGCGAGTTGGCGCGGGTGCAGCGCTCTGCCAGCTATCCCGCGGTAATCCTGATGTTCGACCTTGACCACTTCAAAGCCATTAATGATCGCTGGGGCCATTCGGTAGGTGATCTCGCGCTTCAGCACTTCTCGGCCATTCTCTGCACACAGCTGCGCAGAACCGATGCCGCCGGTCGCATGGGCGGCGAAGAGTTCGCAGTGGTGTTGAGCAATGCTTGCGTCGACGAAGCCAAAATCTTCGCCCAACGAGTCCAGGATGAGCTGGCCATTACGCCATTAGGCCACGGAGACGAATGTCTAACACTGGCGGTCAGCATAGGTATCGCCGCCCTCCATTCAACCGATGTCAGCGCTGAGGCCAGCCTGTCACGCAGCGATAAGGCGCTCTATCGCGCAAAGCGTGCTGGGCGCAACCGCATCGAGTGTTATTGA